From one Pedobacter faecalis genomic stretch:
- a CDS encoding methionine synthase, with the protein MKKLLLPTSIVGSLPKPAWLAPPEKLWSPWKLEGDQLLEGKQDALRIALQEQQFADLDIVCDGEQTRQHFVTTFIEHLSGVDFENRRTVRIRDRYDASVPVVVGEVARQKAVFVEDAKFLRKQTDKPIKWALPGPLTMVDTLYDDHYKSREKLAWEFAKALNEEARELQDAGVDIIQFDEPAFNVFFDEVNDWGMATLERAIEGLHCETAVHICYGYGIQANNDWKKTLGSEWRQYEEIFPKIQKSKIDVVSLECHNSNVPLDLMELVRGKKVMVGAIDVATSTIETPEEVADTLRRTLEFVDIENLYPSTNCGMAPLSRSVARGKLSALSAGAEIIRKENAS; encoded by the coding sequence ATGAAGAAATTATTATTACCCACCTCAATTGTTGGAAGTTTACCTAAACCTGCCTGGCTTGCACCACCCGAAAAACTATGGTCACCCTGGAAATTAGAAGGCGATCAGTTATTGGAAGGGAAACAAGACGCATTGCGCATCGCTTTGCAGGAGCAACAATTCGCAGATTTAGATATTGTTTGCGATGGTGAGCAAACACGCCAACATTTCGTAACCACTTTCATCGAGCATTTAAGCGGTGTAGATTTTGAAAATCGTAGAACAGTAAGGATCCGTGACCGTTATGACGCGAGTGTGCCTGTGGTTGTGGGTGAGGTTGCACGTCAAAAAGCAGTTTTTGTTGAAGATGCCAAATTTTTACGTAAACAAACCGATAAGCCTATCAAATGGGCATTACCTGGACCGCTTACCATGGTAGATACGTTGTACGATGATCATTACAAAAGTCGGGAAAAATTGGCCTGGGAATTTGCGAAAGCACTTAACGAAGAAGCAAGAGAACTGCAAGATGCCGGAGTAGATATTATCCAGTTTGATGAACCTGCATTTAATGTGTTCTTCGATGAAGTTAACGATTGGGGAATGGCAACATTAGAAAGGGCCATTGAAGGTTTACACTGCGAAACTGCAGTGCATATTTGCTACGGCTATGGAATACAGGCTAATAATGACTGGAAAAAGACACTGGGTTCAGAATGGCGCCAATACGAAGAAATTTTCCCTAAAATTCAAAAATCTAAAATTGATGTGGTATCATTAGAGTGCCACAACTCAAATGTGCCTTTAGATTTAATGGAACTGGTACGTGGCAAAAAAGTAATGGTCGGCGCTATTGATGTGGCCACCAGCACGATCGAAACACCTGAGGAAGTAGCCGATACCTTACGTAGAACGCTGGAGTTTGTGGACATCGAAAATCTTTACCCTAGTACAAACTGTGGTATGGCTCCGTTATCACGAAGCGTGGCCAGAGGTAAGCTAAGTGCTTTAAGCGCGGGAGCAGAGATTATACGCAAAGAAAATGCGAGTTAA
- a CDS encoding APC family permease gives MMSKDQSNIHKLNELQATAICGNDISSSCLYVSALTIGYAGQYAWISLLAVAVVLFLFRKIYGEVVGALPLNGGAYNVLLNTASKRTAAFAACLTILSYMATAVISAYEAMHYLHTIIHAVPLIPATVVLLACFMALAITGIGESSIVAVTIFIIHLISLSLLVILCAWFVLEHGTTTFAQNWQFPVGPGGIMTALLLGFSAAMLGISGFESSANFVEEQKIGVFPKTLRNMWRVVSFFNPTIALLALAVLPMMEINSHRESLLSFLGFTAGGRWLSMVISIDAVLVLSGAVLTSYVGVTGLAKRITLDRILPNYFLKENSRGANYRIIIGFFVLCVSVLLVTKGDLLSLAGVYTFSFLTVMGLFGIGNLMLKVKRHKLPRTERAPVWSVVIAISFIIIAFLGNMRLNQHSFYVFIKYLVPAMLFLLIMLNRARIVRWLLYVINRVDDPLKKIAINLIRPYRFLVKLHAQEFVFFTRGDNVAVLNRVMIYVEENESTKRLKIVHIANEDSNNDHLKQDIKVLDRAYPDIDIDFVEIQGKFGPEMIDHLSKKWDIPKNFMFIGAPGNKFPYHVSELGGVRLII, from the coding sequence ATGATGAGTAAAGATCAAAGCAACATCCATAAGCTTAATGAACTCCAGGCAACAGCTATATGCGGAAATGATATCAGTTCTTCCTGTCTGTACGTATCGGCACTAACCATCGGCTATGCCGGACAATACGCCTGGATATCCCTGCTGGCGGTAGCGGTAGTCCTTTTTCTATTCAGAAAGATTTATGGTGAGGTCGTCGGCGCGCTTCCACTTAATGGCGGGGCCTACAATGTACTTTTAAACACTGCCTCAAAAAGAACTGCTGCATTTGCTGCCTGTCTTACTATCCTGTCTTACATGGCAACAGCCGTAATATCTGCATACGAAGCTATGCACTACCTTCATACCATCATTCACGCTGTTCCCCTCATACCTGCTACGGTGGTACTCCTGGCCTGTTTTATGGCACTGGCCATTACAGGCATAGGCGAGTCTTCGATCGTTGCGGTTACGATATTTATTATCCACCTGATTTCGCTCAGTCTGCTTGTTATCCTTTGCGCTTGGTTTGTACTGGAACACGGCACAACCACGTTTGCCCAAAACTGGCAGTTTCCTGTTGGCCCCGGGGGAATCATGACAGCATTGTTACTCGGTTTTTCTGCAGCTATGCTGGGAATCTCCGGATTCGAAAGTTCAGCCAACTTTGTGGAAGAGCAGAAAATCGGTGTATTTCCTAAAACCCTGCGCAACATGTGGCGTGTAGTCAGCTTTTTTAATCCGACGATTGCACTGCTGGCCCTGGCCGTGCTGCCTATGATGGAAATTAACAGCCACAGGGAATCCCTGTTGTCCTTTCTGGGATTTACGGCAGGGGGAAGATGGTTATCGATGGTGATTTCAATCGACGCTGTTCTGGTACTCAGCGGCGCGGTTTTAACCTCCTATGTGGGCGTGACCGGACTAGCCAAACGGATTACCCTTGACAGGATTCTGCCCAACTATTTCCTGAAAGAAAACAGCCGGGGTGCTAATTACAGGATCATTATCGGATTTTTTGTCCTATGCGTATCGGTACTTCTTGTTACAAAAGGCGACCTGCTCAGCCTTGCAGGTGTTTACACCTTTTCTTTTTTAACCGTCATGGGCTTATTCGGCATTGGAAATCTAATGCTCAAGGTAAAACGGCACAAACTGCCGAGAACCGAACGTGCACCGGTATGGTCGGTGGTCATCGCCATTAGTTTCATTATCATCGCTTTTTTAGGGAACATGCGCCTTAACCAGCACTCCTTTTATGTCTTTATCAAATACCTGGTCCCGGCCATGTTATTCCTGCTGATTATGCTGAACCGGGCCCGCATCGTCAGGTGGCTGCTCTATGTCATCAACAGGGTAGACGACCCTTTGAAAAAAATAGCCATTAACCTGATTCGCCCTTACAGGTTTTTGGTCAAACTGCACGCCCAGGAATTCGTTTTCTTTACCCGCGGAGATAATGTGGCCGTGCTCAACCGGGTGATGATCTACGTAGAAGAAAATGAATCGACCAAACGCCTGAAAATCGTTCACATCGCCAATGAGGACAGCAACAACGACCACCTGAAACAAGATATTAAAGTGCTGGACCGTGCTTACCCCGACATCGATATTGACTTCGTTGAAATTCAGGGAAAGTTTGGCCCGGAAATGATCGACCACCTCTCTAAAAAATGGGACATCCCGAAAAACTTTATGTTTATCGGTGCTCCGGGAAATAAATTTCCATACCACGTTTCCGAACTGGGCGGCGTCAGGCTCATTATATGA
- a CDS encoding bifunctional alpha,alpha-trehalose-phosphate synthase (UDP-forming)/trehalose-phosphatase — protein MQKRLLIVSNRLPLTIEKKDHIYQPRQSSGGLISAVDAYLNGEGEEVFSERLWAGVPGVSSEVWDVVDARQSDYHYLPVFPGEEEYEQYYNGFSNSLLWPLFHYFPSFAEYEPASFDAYMAVNKSFCRALCAEIRPGDVVWIHDYHLLPLAGMLREKRPDLTIGLFLHIPFPSYELFRVIPKRWQKALLEGMLGADLIGFHTAEYVAHFLKTVDMSLKITHDDQYIQWGTRQVQVDAFPVSIDFDLFNEAFDHPGVESLRQKYQQMKGKKKMIFSVDRLDYTKGIYNRLIAFERFLLRYPEYKGNIVFVLVMVPSRDTIMKYNEKKKMIDEFIGNLNSTVGSISWQPVIYQYDHLDFNELVALYTTCDLALITPLRDGMNLVAKEFVASRKDEKGVLVLSEMAGAAAELKEALLINPNDADELAETIADGLGMAEEDQRARIRSMRKLIRQYDVNAWAIDFFGELDQIKALQLKFEVKFLDNFAKAAMIDAYKSSARRLFLLDYDGTLVNFSKDPSKASPGKELLQLLEKLCSFPENDVYVISGRDSVTLDKWLGHLPIGLIAEHGAKNKPLGGKWSNEALAESTAWKEKIEDIMQHYVFRSPDSFIERKDFSLAWHYRNADPFLASRRAKDLHEELVEYTVQMPLDVLNGHKVIEVRNKGINKGLAAARLIDSADYDFILCIGDDQTDEDMFKILAKNSAAYTVKVGHQASFAAYNLYTPFLVFSLLDSIAGM, from the coding sequence ATGCAGAAAAGATTGCTCATAGTTTCTAACCGATTGCCCCTTACCATTGAAAAGAAGGATCATATATATCAGCCCCGTCAGTCTTCCGGTGGACTTATATCAGCGGTCGATGCTTATCTGAACGGTGAGGGGGAGGAAGTGTTTTCAGAGCGCTTATGGGCCGGGGTGCCCGGGGTTAGCAGCGAAGTGTGGGATGTGGTCGACGCCAGGCAAAGCGATTATCATTATTTGCCAGTCTTTCCCGGGGAGGAAGAATATGAACAATATTACAATGGTTTCAGTAATTCATTGCTCTGGCCGCTTTTTCATTACTTCCCTTCCTTTGCAGAGTACGAGCCAGCTTCCTTCGATGCCTACATGGCGGTTAATAAGTCTTTCTGCAGAGCGCTATGTGCAGAGATCAGGCCTGGCGACGTTGTATGGATCCATGATTATCATTTACTTCCGCTGGCCGGTATGCTCAGGGAAAAACGCCCTGATCTTACCATCGGGTTGTTTCTGCATATTCCTTTTCCGTCTTATGAACTGTTCAGGGTGATTCCGAAGCGCTGGCAGAAGGCCTTGCTGGAAGGTATGCTGGGAGCGGATCTTATTGGTTTTCACACCGCGGAATATGTTGCCCATTTCCTCAAAACCGTAGACATGTCCCTGAAAATCACGCATGATGATCAGTATATACAGTGGGGAACCCGGCAAGTGCAGGTAGATGCTTTTCCGGTCAGCATCGATTTTGACCTTTTCAACGAAGCTTTTGATCATCCCGGGGTAGAGTCTCTCCGGCAAAAGTATCAGCAGATGAAGGGTAAAAAGAAAATGATCTTCTCCGTTGACCGGCTTGATTATACCAAAGGGATTTATAACCGGCTTATTGCCTTTGAGCGTTTTTTGCTTAGATATCCTGAATACAAAGGAAATATTGTTTTTGTGCTGGTTATGGTTCCCTCTCGGGATACCATTATGAAGTACAATGAAAAGAAGAAAATGATTGATGAGTTTATTGGTAATCTGAACAGTACAGTCGGAAGCATTTCATGGCAGCCAGTCATCTATCAATATGACCATCTCGATTTCAACGAGCTGGTAGCGTTGTATACCACCTGCGACCTGGCACTAATCACCCCGCTACGGGATGGCATGAATCTGGTGGCCAAAGAATTTGTCGCGAGCCGTAAGGACGAGAAGGGTGTACTTGTACTGAGCGAAATGGCCGGAGCTGCTGCTGAACTTAAAGAGGCGCTGCTGATTAATCCGAACGATGCCGATGAACTTGCAGAAACAATTGCAGACGGCCTTGGGATGGCTGAAGAAGACCAGCGCGCACGTATACGTAGCATGCGTAAGTTAATTCGGCAATACGATGTGAATGCCTGGGCTATTGATTTCTTTGGTGAGCTGGACCAAATCAAAGCCTTGCAGTTGAAGTTTGAGGTGAAGTTTCTGGATAACTTTGCAAAGGCAGCCATGATTGATGCTTACAAGTCAAGTGCGCGTCGACTCTTTTTGCTGGATTATGACGGGACATTGGTGAATTTTTCTAAAGATCCGTCAAAGGCTTCGCCGGGAAAAGAGCTATTGCAACTTTTGGAAAAACTGTGTTCGTTCCCGGAGAATGATGTCTATGTGATCAGCGGCAGAGACAGTGTCACCCTAGACAAGTGGTTAGGTCACTTGCCCATCGGATTAATCGCCGAGCACGGTGCTAAAAATAAGCCCTTGGGCGGCAAGTGGTCAAACGAGGCACTTGCAGAATCAACTGCATGGAAGGAAAAGATTGAAGACATCATGCAGCATTATGTGTTCAGGAGTCCGGATTCTTTTATTGAAAGGAAAGATTTTTCCCTGGCCTGGCATTACAGGAATGCCGACCCTTTTCTGGCCAGCAGAAGGGCAAAGGATCTCCACGAAGAACTGGTAGAGTATACTGTGCAGATGCCGCTTGATGTACTTAATGGCCACAAGGTGATAGAAGTTAGGAACAAGGGCATTAATAAGGGGCTTGCGGCAGCGCGCTTGATAGATTCTGCTGACTATGATTTTATTTTGTGTATCGGCGACGATCAGACCGATGAGGATATGTTTAAAATTCTGGCGAAAAATTCCGCGGCTTACACGGTTAAAGTAGGTCACCAGGCTTCTTTTGCTGCCTACAACCTGTACACGCCTTTCCTGGTTTTTTCCTTGCTGGATTCGATTGCCGGAATGTAA
- a CDS encoding bile acid:sodium symporter family protein — MKKLLEILGRAGLDGFLLMIGIMILLAYFLPQPGMVKEPVSLEQIAGAGVSLIFFFYGLRLSVEKLKAGLANWKMHIVVQLTTFLFFPLLVLASRPLFVGTDFELLWLGVFFLAALPSTVSSSVVMVSIARGNIPAAIFNASISSLIGVVVTPLWVGLFIASATGDFDVTDIVAKLILQVLLPVIIGISLNSRFGAIAEKYKKQLKYFDQAIILSIIYTSFCKSFSEHLFEGFSTPELAVLAAGMMVLFFAVFLCVWLLSRLFGFSDEDRITVLFCGSKKSLVHGTVMSKILFQHSTITGIILLPLMLYHALQLIAASIIAKAMARRKEILNT; from the coding sequence TTGAAGAAGTTACTAGAAATATTAGGCAGAGCAGGTCTCGACGGTTTCCTGTTAATGATAGGCATCATGATTTTGCTTGCCTATTTTTTGCCCCAGCCAGGTATGGTCAAAGAACCTGTTTCGCTCGAGCAGATTGCGGGTGCAGGCGTGTCGTTGATTTTCTTCTTCTATGGCCTGCGGCTGAGTGTTGAGAAGCTGAAAGCCGGGCTTGCCAACTGGAAAATGCACATCGTTGTTCAGTTGACCACCTTTTTGTTTTTCCCGCTCCTGGTTTTGGCATCTCGTCCCTTGTTTGTTGGCACCGACTTCGAGTTGCTTTGGCTGGGCGTGTTTTTTCTGGCAGCTTTACCATCCACAGTTTCCTCTTCGGTGGTCATGGTATCCATCGCCAGGGGCAATATTCCCGCAGCCATTTTCAACGCGAGCATTTCAAGTTTGATCGGAGTAGTGGTTACCCCGCTTTGGGTCGGACTGTTCATCGCTTCTGCAACAGGCGATTTTGATGTCACTGATATCGTCGCAAAGTTGATTCTCCAGGTCTTGTTGCCCGTTATTATCGGCATCAGCCTCAACTCCCGTTTTGGCGCCATTGCCGAAAAATATAAGAAACAACTAAAATATTTTGATCAGGCAATTATCCTCAGCATCATCTACACGTCGTTTTGCAAGTCGTTCTCCGAACATCTTTTTGAAGGCTTCAGCACCCCAGAACTTGCCGTGCTCGCCGCAGGGATGATGGTCTTGTTTTTTGCCGTATTCCTTTGTGTCTGGCTACTCAGTCGCTTGTTTGGCTTTTCAGATGAAGATCGTATTACCGTCTTATTTTGCGGATCTAAGAAGTCATTGGTGCACGGTACCGTCATGTCAAAAATACTCTTTCAGCACAGTACCATTACCGGCATCATATTGCTGCCACTCATGCTTTACCATGCCTTGCAATTGATCGCCGCCAGCATTATCGCTAAAGCTATGGCACGACGAAAAGAAATTCTTAATACTTGA
- a CDS encoding alkene reductase: MKLLEKIQLGDVSLKNRMAMAAMTRGRADINGLVGDMTIEYYTQRAGAGLIFTEAIRISEDATGSPRTPGIFTGQQIAAWKKVTAAVHDKGGVIIAQLWHTGRVGHSIDRNGKLPFAPSPLPVRGMQHFTSQGLKDYEIPRKMTVPEISQTIKDYGQAAKNALAAGFDGVALHAANGYLPNQFLAESANQRTDDYGGSIPKRARFVLGVMQELIRAVGSEKVGIKISPYHSYGDMILDDPAATYTYLIEKLNEMDFAYVELMRRSPYFPSPEHNAADNEIEFFGRKIRQTVIANAGYDKASAEAELEKGIAKLISFGKLYIANPDLPERFKKSAALSEPNRATMYGGGKLGYTDYPFLDQ, translated from the coding sequence ATGAAACTGCTAGAAAAAATACAGTTAGGCGATGTCAGCCTGAAAAATAGAATGGCAATGGCAGCGATGACCAGAGGCCGCGCAGACATCAATGGCTTAGTGGGTGATATGACCATAGAATATTATACCCAAAGGGCAGGTGCAGGTCTGATTTTTACCGAAGCGATCAGGATCAGCGAGGACGCTACCGGCAGTCCGCGCACTCCGGGTATTTTTACAGGTCAACAAATAGCAGCATGGAAGAAGGTTACAGCTGCGGTACATGATAAAGGCGGTGTTATTATAGCCCAGCTTTGGCACACCGGCCGCGTGGGGCATTCTATAGACAGGAACGGTAAGCTCCCTTTTGCGCCATCACCCTTGCCTGTCCGGGGAATGCAGCATTTTACTTCTCAGGGTCTGAAAGATTATGAGATTCCCAGGAAAATGACGGTCCCCGAGATCAGTCAGACCATAAAGGACTACGGCCAGGCCGCAAAAAATGCCTTGGCCGCCGGATTCGACGGCGTTGCGCTTCACGCTGCCAACGGCTATTTGCCCAATCAGTTCTTAGCCGAAAGTGCCAACCAAAGGACGGATGATTATGGCGGCAGCATCCCTAAGAGAGCCCGCTTTGTACTGGGGGTGATGCAGGAATTGATCCGTGCAGTGGGAAGTGAAAAGGTGGGGATTAAAATATCTCCTTACCATTCCTATGGCGACATGATACTGGATGACCCTGCCGCTACTTATACCTACCTGATCGAAAAACTGAACGAAATGGATTTTGCCTATGTGGAACTCATGAGGCGCAGCCCTTATTTCCCTTCGCCGGAACATAATGCTGCTGACAACGAGATAGAATTCTTTGGCAGGAAGATTCGCCAGACCGTTATTGCCAATGCAGGGTATGACAAAGCTTCTGCCGAAGCAGAACTTGAAAAAGGTATTGCAAAACTTATTTCCTTTGGTAAGCTATACATCGCAAACCCCGACCTGCCTGAGCGGTTCAAAAAAAGTGCCGCCCTTAGTGAGCCGAACAGGGCAACCATGTATGGGGGCGGGAAACTTGGTTATACGGATTATCCATTCCTGGATCAATAA
- a CDS encoding mechanosensitive ion channel family protein, with amino-acid sequence MNQLSEQLILGNTIYQWAIAIAIIAGMILAIKLFKTMVLRRIKRWTAGTNNSWDDFAVAMVESSLVPLFYVSAFYFSLRTLSLHPKVGQIIHIAFLAVFTFFVLRVISAAFRKFIYSFIRREEHSGEKEKQAGGLIAIVNILIWLIGIIFFIDNLGYNVTTLIAGLGVGGIAIALAAQTVLGDLFSYFVIFFDRPFEIGDFVVVGDKNGIVEYIGIKTTRIRTLSGEQLVCSNTDLTNSRLHNFKRMERRRIVFTLGLTYQTSSAQLEEVPELVRQIITTRPKLQFDRGHFSGYGDFSLNFEFVYYVLDPDYNVYMDNQQAVYLDIFKTFEQRGIEFAYPTQTLFMGQQAGQAADR; translated from the coding sequence ATGAATCAACTATCAGAACAACTAATTTTAGGCAATACAATTTATCAGTGGGCAATTGCTATTGCGATAATTGCCGGGATGATCCTGGCCATTAAACTGTTTAAAACCATGGTGCTCCGCCGTATCAAGAGATGGACGGCAGGAACAAATAACAGTTGGGACGATTTTGCAGTGGCCATGGTTGAGTCATCTCTTGTGCCGTTGTTCTATGTCAGTGCTTTTTATTTCAGTTTAAGAACGCTGTCGCTTCACCCAAAAGTAGGTCAGATCATTCACATTGCTTTTCTAGCCGTTTTTACCTTTTTTGTGCTCAGGGTGATCAGTGCGGCGTTTAGAAAATTTATTTATTCATTTATACGGCGTGAAGAACATAGTGGGGAGAAGGAGAAACAGGCTGGCGGGCTGATCGCCATTGTGAATATACTTATATGGTTAATCGGTATTATCTTTTTTATCGATAACCTTGGTTACAATGTTACAACCCTGATCGCCGGACTGGGTGTTGGCGGTATCGCCATTGCGCTGGCAGCGCAAACCGTACTTGGCGACCTTTTCAGCTATTTTGTGATCTTCTTTGACCGGCCGTTTGAGATCGGGGACTTTGTCGTTGTGGGCGACAAGAACGGTATCGTAGAGTATATTGGTATCAAGACGACCCGCATACGGACCTTAAGCGGTGAACAGCTTGTGTGTTCCAATACAGATTTAACCAACTCCAGATTACACAATTTTAAAAGGATGGAGCGAAGGAGAATCGTTTTTACCCTAGGGCTTACCTATCAGACGAGCAGTGCACAGCTTGAAGAAGTTCCCGAATTAGTCAGGCAAATCATCACCACCCGGCCCAAGCTCCAGTTTGACCGCGGCCATTTTTCCGGATATGGAGATTTCAGCTTAAATTTTGAGTTTGTCTACTATGTCCTTGATCCAGATTACAATGTCTACATGGATAACCAGCAGGCGGTATACCTGGACATCTTTAAGACTTTTGAACAGCGAGGCATTGAGTTCGCGTATCCAACACAGACACTGTTTATGGGGCAACAGGCTGGTCAGGCCGCAGACAGGTAA
- a CDS encoding glycosyl hydrolase 115 family protein: MIIRFLCRWSVLGCLLLCSAPGFAGDIVLDAKVVIFADTASETPINIALKALRRDLKRVLNAEADIRPLAALAGSGMRKGTCIVIRNTAGKVSGLSGWEAHRIRVVRANNNDQVLLEGADTRGTIYAIYSFSEKVLGVPPLWYFCDWKPEVKREIKIKPDFQYQTGAPSVKYRAWFPNDQDLFQPWRRLSPENDELWLETMLRLKLNTVEWFDNERDYAKPYSISRTTKLINDYGFTNTTHHHSPLNASFAGWQNYWEKVRQMKVPELSLSNQAQLEEFWKYNVESIVKNKIDMLWVLGFRGSGDHPFWYTFKDAPESMQERGAIISKMMERQREIVLEVTKDPKAPFRTIFYDELSDLLAKNYITPPADTGFIWTYVAARRDHFPNLDMQQLDDKGNLRLGYYFNYQFTSTGSHLAAAEGPWKMEHNYRYVAGKSNKPVAFSVVNAGNLREHLMELSANAAMMWDFEKYSSDRFVLDFCKTYFGSRYAKDIAGLYKKYYHSYWQQRKSDIPGFERQYIFQDLRYGRALKDLAAAYLKPFQANPLVDISAEQVKNRTFNIVPGDNDANTVLEALLKGVSKSANDFLQVGKESDRIAASLPNEQRVFFADNLQQRAWFMHHLNRTLLELALGYQKNQTSERNAHVRKAIAELRLAESALKKTDQGIFQNWYSNDRVFGFKNIFNKLNALL, encoded by the coding sequence ATGATCATACGGTTTTTGTGTAGGTGGAGCGTTTTAGGCTGCCTTTTACTATGCTCAGCTCCCGGATTTGCCGGTGACATCGTACTGGACGCTAAGGTTGTCATCTTTGCAGATACCGCGTCAGAAACACCAATCAACATCGCTTTGAAAGCGCTTCGGAGGGACTTGAAAAGAGTGTTGAATGCTGAGGCCGACATTCGGCCGCTTGCCGCATTGGCCGGTTCCGGTATGCGGAAAGGTACGTGTATTGTCATAAGAAATACAGCCGGCAAGGTTTCCGGTCTCAGCGGATGGGAAGCGCATCGGATACGCGTTGTGCGGGCGAACAATAATGATCAGGTTTTGCTGGAAGGCGCCGATACAAGAGGTACTATATACGCGATTTACAGCTTCTCGGAAAAAGTGCTGGGCGTACCTCCGTTATGGTATTTCTGTGACTGGAAACCGGAAGTTAAAAGAGAGATCAAAATTAAACCTGATTTTCAGTACCAGACAGGGGCGCCTTCGGTAAAGTACAGGGCCTGGTTTCCAAATGATCAGGACTTGTTTCAGCCATGGCGAAGGCTTTCTCCAGAAAATGATGAGTTGTGGCTGGAAACTATGCTGCGACTAAAATTGAATACTGTGGAGTGGTTTGACAACGAGCGGGACTACGCAAAGCCATACAGCATATCAAGGACTACCAAATTGATCAATGATTATGGGTTCACAAATACGACACACCATCATAGCCCTTTAAATGCCTCTTTTGCCGGGTGGCAGAACTATTGGGAAAAAGTAAGGCAAATGAAGGTTCCGGAGCTATCTCTCAGCAATCAGGCTCAGTTGGAAGAATTCTGGAAGTACAATGTGGAAAGCATCGTGAAGAACAAGATAGATATGTTATGGGTACTGGGTTTTCGGGGCAGTGGCGACCATCCCTTCTGGTATACCTTCAAAGATGCACCTGAGTCTATGCAGGAACGCGGAGCGATCATATCGAAGATGATGGAGCGACAGCGCGAAATTGTTCTTGAAGTAACTAAAGACCCTAAAGCACCTTTCCGGACAATTTTCTACGACGAACTTTCGGACCTGCTTGCAAAAAACTATATAACCCCGCCTGCAGACACAGGTTTTATCTGGACGTATGTGGCTGCACGGCGCGATCATTTTCCAAACCTGGACATGCAGCAACTCGACGATAAGGGGAACCTCCGGCTGGGTTATTATTTCAATTATCAGTTTACCTCCACAGGCAGTCATCTTGCAGCCGCGGAAGGCCCCTGGAAAATGGAACATAATTACCGTTACGTAGCCGGAAAAAGCAACAAGCCAGTTGCTTTCTCGGTCGTGAATGCTGGCAATCTCCGGGAACACCTAATGGAGCTATCTGCAAATGCTGCCATGATGTGGGATTTCGAAAAGTACAGCAGTGACCGGTTTGTACTGGATTTCTGCAAAACCTATTTCGGCAGCAGGTACGCAAAGGATATTGCCGGCCTCTACAAAAAATATTACCATAGTTACTGGCAGCAAAGGAAATCAGATATTCCCGGATTTGAGCGACAGTATATTTTTCAGGATCTGCGTTACGGCCGGGCGCTCAAAGATCTTGCGGCCGCCTACCTTAAACCCTTTCAGGCCAACCCGCTGGTCGACATTTCAGCGGAGCAGGTGAAGAACAGGACTTTCAATATCGTTCCCGGCGACAATGACGCCAATACCGTACTCGAGGCATTGTTAAAAGGCGTTAGCAAATCAGCAAATGATTTCCTTCAGGTTGGCAAGGAAAGTGACCGCATAGCCGCTTCCCTTCCAAATGAACAGCGTGTCTTTTTTGCAGATAACCTGCAGCAGCGTGCATGGTTTATGCATCATCTTAACAGGACGCTGCTGGAGTTGGCCCTAGGTTACCAGAAAAACCAGACATCAGAAAGGAACGCGCATGTGCGGAAGGCGATCGCTGAGTTACGTTTGGCAGAAAGCGCTTTAAAAAAAACAGATCAGGGCATCTTTCAAAATTGGTATAGCAATGACCGGGTGTTCGGCTTTAAAAACATCTTTAATAAATTGAATGCGTTGCTTTAG
- a CDS encoding DUF305 domain-containing protein: protein MENQNSGSKMTASNYPKLAVMMLISFCLMYAIMFLNVDQKEHIYLSLTRLYMSLLMVMPMAVMMLLMMPAMYPNKAANTIVIGTCSVLFVLSLICLRTQFPVNDRQYMKAMIPHHSSAILTSKHARIQDPRVRELADSIIRSQEREIAEMKALLKTLEP from the coding sequence ATGGAAAACCAAAATAGCGGCTCGAAAATGACTGCATCAAACTACCCGAAGCTAGCTGTGATGATGCTCATATCCTTCTGCCTGATGTATGCGATCATGTTTTTAAATGTTGATCAGAAAGAACATATTTATTTGAGTCTGACGCGGCTGTATATGTCCCTGCTGATGGTCATGCCCATGGCCGTGATGATGCTGCTGATGATGCCTGCAATGTACCCTAATAAGGCCGCCAACACTATTGTCATAGGCACATGCAGCGTGTTGTTTGTGCTTTCTCTGATTTGTCTGCGCACACAGTTCCCGGTAAATGACCGTCAATACATGAAGGCGATGATTCCGCATCACTCTTCAGCGATCCTTACCAGCAAGCATGCGCGCATACAGGATCCAAGGGTTCGGGAACTTGCCGACAGCATTATCCGATCACAGGAGCGGGAGATCGCAGAAATGAAGGCGCTGTTGAAAACGCTTGAGCCGTAA